A single region of the Kryptolebias marmoratus isolate JLee-2015 linkage group LG10, ASM164957v2, whole genome shotgun sequence genome encodes:
- the znf593 gene encoding zinc finger protein 593 isoform X2 has translation MGKSKQTGNHKSDKKKNIAKKWKTKRRTRDLDQIHTDMKPETVAKLLHQEVDYDVTGCAQHYCLHCAYFVDLRSLKEHFKTKVHKKRLKQLREEPYTQAEAERAAGMGSYIPPKKVEVTTQPVEEDMD, from the exons ATGGGGAagtccaaacaaacaggaaaccacaagagcgacaagaagaagaacatcGCAAAGAAGTGGAAGACGAAGCGAAGGACCAGAGACCTGGACCAGATCCACACTGACATGAAGCCGGAGACAGTGGCCAAGCTGCTGCACCAGGAGGTGGACTACGACGTGACGGGATGCGCCCAACACTACTGCTTACACTGCGC ATATTTTGTGGACCTGAGATCTCTGAAGGAGCACTTCAAAACTAAAGTGCACAAGAAGCG GttgaagcagctcagagaggagCCCTACACTCAGGCGGAGGCAGAGAGGGCTGCAGGCATGGGCTCCTACATCCCCCCGAAAAAAGTAGAAGTGACGACGCAGCCCGTGGAGGAGGACATGGACTGA
- the znf593 gene encoding zinc finger protein 593 isoform X1 → MGKSKQTGNHKSDKKKNIAKKWKTKRRTRDLDQIHTDMKPETVAKLLHQEVDYDVTGCAQHYCLHCARYFVDLRSLKEHFKTKVHKKRLKQLREEPYTQAEAERAAGMGSYIPPKKVEVTTQPVEEDMD, encoded by the exons ATGGGGAagtccaaacaaacaggaaaccacaagagcgacaagaagaagaacatcGCAAAGAAGTGGAAGACGAAGCGAAGGACCAGAGACCTGGACCAGATCCACACTGACATGAAGCCGGAGACAGTGGCCAAGCTGCTGCACCAGGAGGTGGACTACGACGTGACGGGATGCGCCCAACACTACTGCTTACACTGCGC CAGATATTTTGTGGACCTGAGATCTCTGAAGGAGCACTTCAAAACTAAAGTGCACAAGAAGCG GttgaagcagctcagagaggagCCCTACACTCAGGCGGAGGCAGAGAGGGCTGCAGGCATGGGCTCCTACATCCCCCCGAAAAAAGTAGAAGTGACGACGCAGCCCGTGGAGGAGGACATGGACTGA
- the selenon gene encoding selenoprotein N — protein MAADVDKRSPETESKPGQSGRRTAGSGSSWFRRGTWTLLVLCAVPLLAFGVKYYQDVQLLRRHEKGVQALGVEGLFFFSSLDTDHDLYLSPEEFKPIAEKLTGIAAPVDLEEEEIHDPNGETLILEAKMQALLLDSMTKSKDGFLGVSHSSLSGLRSWKSPAVPSLSFFASQFRAFLPPKNKVDVGDTWWVIPSELNIFTGYLPNNRYHPPAPKGKEVLVHALLSMFHPRPFIKSRFAPQGAVACIRASSDFYYDIVFRIHAEFQLNDVPNFPFWFTPGQFTGNIVLSKDASHVRHFHLFVPNDRSLNVDMEWLYGASESSNMEVDIGYLPQLELQSTGPSTPSVILDEEGKVIDSRAGGGEPIQFVFEEIHWSSEISREEAFRRLEVTLYPFKKVPYLPFSEAFERAEAEKKLVHSILLWGALDDQSCUGSGRTLRETVLESSPVLALLNQSFISSWSLVRELENMQADEQDPALSEKARLHLENYSFPVEMMVALPNGTIVHHINANYFLDQTAMKPEDEGATFSFSGGFEDPSTSTYLSFLKEGLEKAQAYVTQ, from the exons ATGGCCGCAGACGTTGATAAAAGAAGCCCCGAGACGGAGAGCAAACCCGGGCAGAGTGGGCGCCGGACCGCGGGCTCTGGGTCCTCGTGGTTCCGCCGGGGGACGTGGACCCTGCTGGTGCTCTGCGCTGTGCCGCTTCTAGCCTTTGGGGTGAAGTACTACCAGGACGTCCAGCTGCTCAGACGTCAT GAAAAGGGCGTACAAGCTCTTGGCGTCGAGggccttttcttcttctcctcgcTGGACACCGACCATGACCTCTATCTCAGTCCCGAGGAGTTCAAACCCATTGCAGAGAAGCTCACAG GGATTGCAGCGCCGGTggatctggaggaggaagagattcACGACCCAAATGGAGAGACGTTGATCTTGGAAGCCAAAATGCAGGCTCTGCTGCTCGACTCCATGACGAAAAGCAAGGACGGCTTCCTTGGA GTTTCTCACAGCTCGCTAAGTGGCCTCCGCTCGTGGAAGAGCCCTGCGGTGCCTTCGTTGTCTTTCTTTGCCAGCCAGTTCAGAGCATTCCTGCCCCCGAAGAATAAGGTGGACGTCGGAGACACGTGGTGGGTCATTCCCAGTGAGCTCAACATCTTCACCGGGTACCTGCCCAATAATCGCTACCACCCTCCCGCCCCAAAAGGCAAAGAG GTTCTCGTCCACGCCTTGCTGAGCATGTTCCACCCTCGGCCTTTCATCAAATCCCGTTTCGCCCCGCAGGGAGCAGTCGCCTGCATCCGTGCCAGCAGCGACTTTTATTATGACATCGTCTTCAG GATTCACGCAGAGTTCCAGCTCAACGACGTTCCCAACTTTCCCTTCTGGTTCACGCCGGGGCAGTTTACCGGCAACATCGTCCTCTCCAAAGACGCGTCTCACGTCCGCCACTTCCACCTCTTCGTCCCCAACGACAG GTCCCTGAACGTGGACATGGAGTGGCTGTACGGAGCCAGCGAGAGCAGCAACATGGAGGTAGACATCGGATACCTGCCACAG CTGGAGCTGCAGTCCACAGGCCCGTCCACTCCCTCCGTCATCTTGGACGAGGAGGGAAAGGTCATCGACAGTCGGGCCGGCGGTGGCGAGCCgatccagtttgtttttgaggAAATTCACTGGAGCTCAGAGATCAGTCGGGAAGAAGCTTTCAGGCGCTTGGAGGTGACCCTCTACCCCTTTAAGAAG GTGCCCTACTTGCCTTTTTCAGAAGCTTTCGAGCGGGCCgaggcagagaagaagctggTGCATTCGATTCTGCTCTGGGGAGCTTTAGACGACCAGTCTTGCTGAG GTTCGGGGCGGACTCTCCGGGAGACGGTCCTGGAAAGTTCGCCCGTTCTGGCTCTGCTCAACCAGAGCTTCATCAGCAGCTGGTCTCTGGTCAGAGAGCTGGAGAACATGCAG GCTGACGAGCAGGATCCTGCTCTGAGCGAAAAGGCTCGCTTACACCTGGAAAATTACAGCTTCCCTGTGGAGATGATGGTGGCACTGCCCAATGGAACCATT GTCCACCACATCAACGCTAACTACTTCCTGGACCAAACCGCCATGAAACCAGAGGACGAAGGAGCGACTTTCAGCTTTTCTGGGGGGTTTGAAGACCCCTCCACATCCACGTACCTCAGCTTCCTGAAGGAGGGGCTGGAGAAAGCGCAGGCGTACGTGACACAGTAA
- the si:ch211-15d5.11 gene encoding oxidation resistance protein 1 isoform X3, with the protein MPQTKDKQKMAQSVRRPETLGAMNLKPQGDKTRTSYFCNVKSRLGSKLPAGVSQPPQFAKPPWDTPPQAQTAHEAAAGMQHQNRPVVSRPLDHIPHIRNPKLRQYYLQGTSWDLNSTLGTKAAGSLDGSASSEGLPGDTVFSVSSKFNSSKVFSGQDEGNPSSHNSARLNSAAHIHTEQLVAKVKATSIGEGSSLPELDPGPKEKPEDGEDRECLETMSAQPQSPSPEAEYDKLLDVEAVSLPDGQLCLLALPPECCEGEGPEAMLYLKLICRYITYGKGVVAGILLVTSNKIFFDPSKTHPLVKEHGCEEYLLSCSVDTLASVSFFSDISHVHFNTSQQRDGKGKSIFQKLRNAKSRAGGVRNRRDGESRPALVSPESKAASEEEEEEEEEAEGRDVVQAERELGCSSLEVLSEESAGGLAVLSSAATFCCGGQETDCKEAPDTERSSVKSQSAVPRRTSSGSLAGWMFVRLRVQSSAGKRKKASTKTKTLPRRDAWLALSQQSADDLRAYLKRLRPDLCVLEGEEEGDQDEEGFVLIEDKEEEEDGEEEEEMFQTQHSSGDDWEMVPMEEGKDKAALVIDREPEGLSNVVEGSHILEASHIRELCKELPPRTVGLTWRLAYSTSRHGASLKSLYRKLSAADSPVLIVIKDALDEMFGAFLSHPLRPSEAFYGTGETFLFMLHPRFKCFRWTGENSFFIKGDLDSFAVGGGSGHFGLWVDENLYLGRSSPCYTFNNCCLSETDDFRIMELEVWTFSS; encoded by the exons ATGCCTCAGActaaagataaacagaaaatggcTCAGTCTGTGAGGCGACCAGAGACTTTAGGAGCCATGAACCTGAAGCCGCAAGGAGACAAGACCAGGACGAGCTACTTCTGCAATGTGAAGTCCAG GTTGGGATCCAAGCTGCCGGCCGGCGTCTCTCAGCCTCCGCAGTTTGCGAAACCCCCCTGGGACACGCCCCCCCAGGCCCAAACGGCGCACGAGGCCGCGGCCGGCATGCAGCATCAGAACCGGCCCGTTGTGAGCCGGCCCCTCGACCACATCCCGCACATCAGGAACCCCAAGCTGCGGCAGTACTACCTGCAAG GAACTTCCTGGGACCTAAACAGTACGTTGGGAACTAAAGCAGCTGGATCATTAGATGGCAGCGCAAGCAGCGAG GGCCTCCCCGGCGACACGGTGTTCAGCGTGTCGTCTAAGTTCAACAGCAGCAAGGTCTTCTCGGGCCAGGATGAGGGAAACCCATCCTCCCATAACTCTGCACGCCTGAACTCTGCTGCCCACATACATACGGAG CAGCTGGTCGCGAAGGTCAAGGCCACCTCGATCGGCGAAGGCTCCTCTCTGCCAGAACTGGACCCCGGACCTAAAGAGAAACCGGAGGACGGGGAGGATCGAGAGTGTTTGGAGACAATGAGCGCTCAGCCTCAGTCCCCCTCGCCAGAGGCAGAATATGACAAGCTGCTG GACGTGGAGGCGGTGTCGCTGCCTGACGGACAGCTCTGCTTGCTGGCGCTTCCACCAGAATGCTGTGAGGGCGAGGGTCCAGAGGCCATGCTGTACCTCAAACTGATCTGCCGCTACATCACCTACGGCAAG GGTGTGGTTGCAGGTATCCTGTTGGTGACTTCTAATAAAATCTTCTTTGACCCGAGTAAGACACACCCTCTGGTGAAGGAGCATGGCTGCGAGGAGTACCTTCTGTCTTGCTCTGTTGACACTCTGGCGTCTGTCTCCTTCTTTTCCGACATTTCGCACGTTCACTTCAACACGTCGCAGCAGAG AGATGGGAAGGGAAAGAGCATTTTCCAGAAGCTCAGAAACGCCAAGAGCAGAGCAGGCGGGGTCAGAAACCGCAGAGATGGGGAGTCTCGGCCGGCTCTGGTTTCACCAGAGTCCAAGGCTgcttcagaggaggaggaggaggaggaggaggaggcggagggcAGAGACGTGGTGCAGGCTGAGCGGGAGCTGGGGTGCAGTTCCCTGGAGGTGCTGTCAGAGGAGTCTGCGGGCGGCCTGGCTGTCCTGAGCAGCGCTGCTACCTTCTGCTGCGGAGGTCAAGAGACCGATTGCAAGGAGGCGCCGGACACAGAGAGGTCCTCCGTGAAGAGTCAGAGCGCAG TGCCTCGGAGGACGTCTTCAGGGAGCCTCGCGGGCTGGATGTTCGTGCGGCTGCGGGTTCAGTCGTCTGCCGGAAAGAGGAAGAAGGCTTCGACCAAAACCAAAACGTTACCCAGGAGAGACGCCTGGCTGGCTCTGTCACAGCAAAG CGCCGACGACCTGCGGGCCTACCTGAAGCGCCTCCGGCCGGACCTGTGTGTgctggagggggaggaggagggcgacCAAGATGAAGAGGGGTTTGTTCTCATCGaggacaaggaggaggaggaagacggggaggaggaggaggagatgttcCAGACGCAGCACAGCTCAGGGGACGACTGGGAG atggTGCCGATGGAGGAGGGTAAGGACAAAGCAGCTCTGGTCATCGACAGAGAGCCCGAGGGGCTCAGTAACGTCGTGGAGGGCAGCCACATTTTGGAAGCTTCCCACATCAGGGAG CTGTGTAAGGAGCTGCCTCCCAGGACAGTCGGCCTCACGTGGCGGCTGGCCTACAGCACATCCCGTCACGGCGCCAGCCTCAAGTCCCTGTACAGAAAACTGAGTGCCGCAGATTCCCCCGTGCTGATCGTCATCAAGGACGCACTCGATGAG ATGTTCGGAGCCTTCCTCTCTCACCCTCTGAGACCCAGTGAGGCGTTCTACGGCACAGGAGAGACCTTTCTCTTCATGCTGCATCCTCGTTTCAAG TGTTTCAGGTGGACTGGAGAGAACTCCTTCTTTATTAAAGGAGACTTAGACTCCTTTGCCGTTGGTGGAGGCAG tggtCACTTTGGGCTGTGGGTGGACGAGAACCTGTACCTGGGCCGCAGCAGCCCGTGCTACACGTTCAACAACTGCTGCCTCTCCGAAACGGACGACTTTCGCATCATGGAGCTGGAGGTGTGGACGTtcagcagctga
- the si:ch211-15d5.11 gene encoding oxidation resistance protein 1 isoform X2 — protein sequence MPQTKDKQKMAQSVRRPETLGAMNLKPQGDKTRTSYFCNVKSRLGSKLPAGVSQPPQFAKPPWDTPPQAQTAHEAAAGMQHQNRPVVSRPLDHIPHIRNPKLRQYYLQGTSWDLNSTLGTKAAGSLDGSASSEGLPGDTVFSVSSKFNSSKVFSGQDEGNPSSHNSARLNSAAHIHTELVAKVKATSIGEGSSLPELDPGPKEKPEDGEDRECLETMSAQPQSPSPEAEYDKLLDVEAVSLPDGQLCLLALPPECCEGEGPEAMLYLKLICRYITYGKGVVAGILLVTSNKIFFDPSKTHPLVKEHGCEEYLLSCSVDTLASVSFFSDISHVHFNTSQQRRDGKGKSIFQKLRNAKSRAGGVRNRRDGESRPALVSPESKAASEEEEEEEEEAEGRDVVQAERELGCSSLEVLSEESAGGLAVLSSAATFCCGGQETDCKEAPDTERSSVKSQSAVPRRTSSGSLAGWMFVRLRVQSSAGKRKKASTKTKTLPRRDAWLALSQQSADDLRAYLKRLRPDLCVLEGEEEGDQDEEGFVLIEDKEEEEDGEEEEEMFQTQHSSGDDWEMVPMEEGKDKAALVIDREPEGLSNVVEGSHILEASHIRELCKELPPRTVGLTWRLAYSTSRHGASLKSLYRKLSAADSPVLIVIKDALDEMFGAFLSHPLRPSEAFYGTGETFLFMLHPRFKCFRWTGENSFFIKGDLDSFAVGGGSGHFGLWVDENLYLGRSSPCYTFNNCCLSETDDFRIMELEVWTFSS from the exons ATGCCTCAGActaaagataaacagaaaatggcTCAGTCTGTGAGGCGACCAGAGACTTTAGGAGCCATGAACCTGAAGCCGCAAGGAGACAAGACCAGGACGAGCTACTTCTGCAATGTGAAGTCCAG GTTGGGATCCAAGCTGCCGGCCGGCGTCTCTCAGCCTCCGCAGTTTGCGAAACCCCCCTGGGACACGCCCCCCCAGGCCCAAACGGCGCACGAGGCCGCGGCCGGCATGCAGCATCAGAACCGGCCCGTTGTGAGCCGGCCCCTCGACCACATCCCGCACATCAGGAACCCCAAGCTGCGGCAGTACTACCTGCAAG GAACTTCCTGGGACCTAAACAGTACGTTGGGAACTAAAGCAGCTGGATCATTAGATGGCAGCGCAAGCAGCGAG GGCCTCCCCGGCGACACGGTGTTCAGCGTGTCGTCTAAGTTCAACAGCAGCAAGGTCTTCTCGGGCCAGGATGAGGGAAACCCATCCTCCCATAACTCTGCACGCCTGAACTCTGCTGCCCACATACATACGGAG CTGGTCGCGAAGGTCAAGGCCACCTCGATCGGCGAAGGCTCCTCTCTGCCAGAACTGGACCCCGGACCTAAAGAGAAACCGGAGGACGGGGAGGATCGAGAGTGTTTGGAGACAATGAGCGCTCAGCCTCAGTCCCCCTCGCCAGAGGCAGAATATGACAAGCTGCTG GACGTGGAGGCGGTGTCGCTGCCTGACGGACAGCTCTGCTTGCTGGCGCTTCCACCAGAATGCTGTGAGGGCGAGGGTCCAGAGGCCATGCTGTACCTCAAACTGATCTGCCGCTACATCACCTACGGCAAG GGTGTGGTTGCAGGTATCCTGTTGGTGACTTCTAATAAAATCTTCTTTGACCCGAGTAAGACACACCCTCTGGTGAAGGAGCATGGCTGCGAGGAGTACCTTCTGTCTTGCTCTGTTGACACTCTGGCGTCTGTCTCCTTCTTTTCCGACATTTCGCACGTTCACTTCAACACGTCGCAGCAGAG GAGAGATGGGAAGGGAAAGAGCATTTTCCAGAAGCTCAGAAACGCCAAGAGCAGAGCAGGCGGGGTCAGAAACCGCAGAGATGGGGAGTCTCGGCCGGCTCTGGTTTCACCAGAGTCCAAGGCTgcttcagaggaggaggaggaggaggaggaggaggcggagggcAGAGACGTGGTGCAGGCTGAGCGGGAGCTGGGGTGCAGTTCCCTGGAGGTGCTGTCAGAGGAGTCTGCGGGCGGCCTGGCTGTCCTGAGCAGCGCTGCTACCTTCTGCTGCGGAGGTCAAGAGACCGATTGCAAGGAGGCGCCGGACACAGAGAGGTCCTCCGTGAAGAGTCAGAGCGCAG TGCCTCGGAGGACGTCTTCAGGGAGCCTCGCGGGCTGGATGTTCGTGCGGCTGCGGGTTCAGTCGTCTGCCGGAAAGAGGAAGAAGGCTTCGACCAAAACCAAAACGTTACCCAGGAGAGACGCCTGGCTGGCTCTGTCACAGCAAAG CGCCGACGACCTGCGGGCCTACCTGAAGCGCCTCCGGCCGGACCTGTGTGTgctggagggggaggaggagggcgacCAAGATGAAGAGGGGTTTGTTCTCATCGaggacaaggaggaggaggaagacggggaggaggaggaggagatgttcCAGACGCAGCACAGCTCAGGGGACGACTGGGAG atggTGCCGATGGAGGAGGGTAAGGACAAAGCAGCTCTGGTCATCGACAGAGAGCCCGAGGGGCTCAGTAACGTCGTGGAGGGCAGCCACATTTTGGAAGCTTCCCACATCAGGGAG CTGTGTAAGGAGCTGCCTCCCAGGACAGTCGGCCTCACGTGGCGGCTGGCCTACAGCACATCCCGTCACGGCGCCAGCCTCAAGTCCCTGTACAGAAAACTGAGTGCCGCAGATTCCCCCGTGCTGATCGTCATCAAGGACGCACTCGATGAG ATGTTCGGAGCCTTCCTCTCTCACCCTCTGAGACCCAGTGAGGCGTTCTACGGCACAGGAGAGACCTTTCTCTTCATGCTGCATCCTCGTTTCAAG TGTTTCAGGTGGACTGGAGAGAACTCCTTCTTTATTAAAGGAGACTTAGACTCCTTTGCCGTTGGTGGAGGCAG tggtCACTTTGGGCTGTGGGTGGACGAGAACCTGTACCTGGGCCGCAGCAGCCCGTGCTACACGTTCAACAACTGCTGCCTCTCCGAAACGGACGACTTTCGCATCATGGAGCTGGAGGTGTGGACGTtcagcagctga
- the si:ch211-15d5.11 gene encoding oxidation resistance protein 1 isoform X1 codes for MPQTKDKQKMAQSVRRPETLGAMNLKPQGDKTRTSYFCNVKSRLGSKLPAGVSQPPQFAKPPWDTPPQAQTAHEAAAGMQHQNRPVVSRPLDHIPHIRNPKLRQYYLQGTSWDLNSTLGTKAAGSLDGSASSEGLPGDTVFSVSSKFNSSKVFSGQDEGNPSSHNSARLNSAAHIHTEQLVAKVKATSIGEGSSLPELDPGPKEKPEDGEDRECLETMSAQPQSPSPEAEYDKLLDVEAVSLPDGQLCLLALPPECCEGEGPEAMLYLKLICRYITYGKGVVAGILLVTSNKIFFDPSKTHPLVKEHGCEEYLLSCSVDTLASVSFFSDISHVHFNTSQQRRDGKGKSIFQKLRNAKSRAGGVRNRRDGESRPALVSPESKAASEEEEEEEEEAEGRDVVQAERELGCSSLEVLSEESAGGLAVLSSAATFCCGGQETDCKEAPDTERSSVKSQSAVPRRTSSGSLAGWMFVRLRVQSSAGKRKKASTKTKTLPRRDAWLALSQQSADDLRAYLKRLRPDLCVLEGEEEGDQDEEGFVLIEDKEEEEDGEEEEEMFQTQHSSGDDWEMVPMEEGKDKAALVIDREPEGLSNVVEGSHILEASHIRELCKELPPRTVGLTWRLAYSTSRHGASLKSLYRKLSAADSPVLIVIKDALDEMFGAFLSHPLRPSEAFYGTGETFLFMLHPRFKCFRWTGENSFFIKGDLDSFAVGGGSGHFGLWVDENLYLGRSSPCYTFNNCCLSETDDFRIMELEVWTFSS; via the exons ATGCCTCAGActaaagataaacagaaaatggcTCAGTCTGTGAGGCGACCAGAGACTTTAGGAGCCATGAACCTGAAGCCGCAAGGAGACAAGACCAGGACGAGCTACTTCTGCAATGTGAAGTCCAG GTTGGGATCCAAGCTGCCGGCCGGCGTCTCTCAGCCTCCGCAGTTTGCGAAACCCCCCTGGGACACGCCCCCCCAGGCCCAAACGGCGCACGAGGCCGCGGCCGGCATGCAGCATCAGAACCGGCCCGTTGTGAGCCGGCCCCTCGACCACATCCCGCACATCAGGAACCCCAAGCTGCGGCAGTACTACCTGCAAG GAACTTCCTGGGACCTAAACAGTACGTTGGGAACTAAAGCAGCTGGATCATTAGATGGCAGCGCAAGCAGCGAG GGCCTCCCCGGCGACACGGTGTTCAGCGTGTCGTCTAAGTTCAACAGCAGCAAGGTCTTCTCGGGCCAGGATGAGGGAAACCCATCCTCCCATAACTCTGCACGCCTGAACTCTGCTGCCCACATACATACGGAG CAGCTGGTCGCGAAGGTCAAGGCCACCTCGATCGGCGAAGGCTCCTCTCTGCCAGAACTGGACCCCGGACCTAAAGAGAAACCGGAGGACGGGGAGGATCGAGAGTGTTTGGAGACAATGAGCGCTCAGCCTCAGTCCCCCTCGCCAGAGGCAGAATATGACAAGCTGCTG GACGTGGAGGCGGTGTCGCTGCCTGACGGACAGCTCTGCTTGCTGGCGCTTCCACCAGAATGCTGTGAGGGCGAGGGTCCAGAGGCCATGCTGTACCTCAAACTGATCTGCCGCTACATCACCTACGGCAAG GGTGTGGTTGCAGGTATCCTGTTGGTGACTTCTAATAAAATCTTCTTTGACCCGAGTAAGACACACCCTCTGGTGAAGGAGCATGGCTGCGAGGAGTACCTTCTGTCTTGCTCTGTTGACACTCTGGCGTCTGTCTCCTTCTTTTCCGACATTTCGCACGTTCACTTCAACACGTCGCAGCAGAG GAGAGATGGGAAGGGAAAGAGCATTTTCCAGAAGCTCAGAAACGCCAAGAGCAGAGCAGGCGGGGTCAGAAACCGCAGAGATGGGGAGTCTCGGCCGGCTCTGGTTTCACCAGAGTCCAAGGCTgcttcagaggaggaggaggaggaggaggaggaggcggagggcAGAGACGTGGTGCAGGCTGAGCGGGAGCTGGGGTGCAGTTCCCTGGAGGTGCTGTCAGAGGAGTCTGCGGGCGGCCTGGCTGTCCTGAGCAGCGCTGCTACCTTCTGCTGCGGAGGTCAAGAGACCGATTGCAAGGAGGCGCCGGACACAGAGAGGTCCTCCGTGAAGAGTCAGAGCGCAG TGCCTCGGAGGACGTCTTCAGGGAGCCTCGCGGGCTGGATGTTCGTGCGGCTGCGGGTTCAGTCGTCTGCCGGAAAGAGGAAGAAGGCTTCGACCAAAACCAAAACGTTACCCAGGAGAGACGCCTGGCTGGCTCTGTCACAGCAAAG CGCCGACGACCTGCGGGCCTACCTGAAGCGCCTCCGGCCGGACCTGTGTGTgctggagggggaggaggagggcgacCAAGATGAAGAGGGGTTTGTTCTCATCGaggacaaggaggaggaggaagacggggaggaggaggaggagatgttcCAGACGCAGCACAGCTCAGGGGACGACTGGGAG atggTGCCGATGGAGGAGGGTAAGGACAAAGCAGCTCTGGTCATCGACAGAGAGCCCGAGGGGCTCAGTAACGTCGTGGAGGGCAGCCACATTTTGGAAGCTTCCCACATCAGGGAG CTGTGTAAGGAGCTGCCTCCCAGGACAGTCGGCCTCACGTGGCGGCTGGCCTACAGCACATCCCGTCACGGCGCCAGCCTCAAGTCCCTGTACAGAAAACTGAGTGCCGCAGATTCCCCCGTGCTGATCGTCATCAAGGACGCACTCGATGAG ATGTTCGGAGCCTTCCTCTCTCACCCTCTGAGACCCAGTGAGGCGTTCTACGGCACAGGAGAGACCTTTCTCTTCATGCTGCATCCTCGTTTCAAG TGTTTCAGGTGGACTGGAGAGAACTCCTTCTTTATTAAAGGAGACTTAGACTCCTTTGCCGTTGGTGGAGGCAG tggtCACTTTGGGCTGTGGGTGGACGAGAACCTGTACCTGGGCCGCAGCAGCCCGTGCTACACGTTCAACAACTGCTGCCTCTCCGAAACGGACGACTTTCGCATCATGGAGCTGGAGGTGTGGACGTtcagcagctga
- the mtfr1l gene encoding mitochondrial fission regulator 1-like yields the protein METEAEVIPIWQNKPHGSTRSVVRRIGSTLPLKPPQRARFQELPGLPSLRPMDGPSVPSLADIAWIVADEEETYARVRSDARPLKHEWRPTPLLVLHRNSSVPNFRREGKRMEGLRKPGVTALNRTTALQDELSKLRAQIAKIVSNDTGSNPLTPDLLSPDDTTMSFSMAPFETASYQPATAAPASFVISDVTEEEEEEEEEIEEDEKDVVSIVSELVPDPLPPVSMTASATFDLDRPSMDFREAEEDTVSLSKSTSFADVMDILKDMNKMKMSKDRYTRGCTSLREEDSATLISEALRKKFVLQKEDTATVRRK from the exons ATGGAAACGGAAGCA gaaGTTATTCCCATCTGGCAGAATAAGCCTCATGGATCGACCCGCAGCGTTGTGAGAAGAATAGGTTCGACTCTTCCGCTCAAACCTCCACAACGAGCGCGTTTCCAG GAGCTGCCTGGTTTGCCCTCTCTTCGGCCCATGGACGGCCCTTCAGTCCCGTCTTTAGCGGACATAGCCTGGATTGTTGCAGATGAAGAGGAGACGTATGCCAGAGTCAG GAGTGACGCGCGCCCCTTGAAACACGAATGGCGGCCCACGCCACTCCTGGTGCTCCATAGGAACTCCTCTGTGCCCAACTTCCGCCGTGAGGGTAAGAGGATGGAGGGGCTCAGGAAGCCCGGGGTGACGGCCCTCAATCGCACCACCGCCCTGCAGGACGAGCTCAGCAAACTCCGGGCTCAGATCGCCAAGATTGTCTCAAACGATACAG GCTCCAACCCCCTGACCCCGGATCTGCTCTCCCCAGACGACACAACCATGAGTTTCTCCATGGCGCCGTTCGAGACCGCTTCCTACCAGCCGGCCACCGCGGCTCCGGCGTCCTTCGTCATCAGCGACGtcacggaggaggaggaggaagaagaggaggagatagAGGAAGACGAGAAGGATGTCGTTTCTATCGTGTCAGAGCTGGTCCCCGACCCTCTGCCGCCCGTCTCCATGACGGCGTCGGCGACCTTCGACCTGGACAGGCCCAGCATGGACTTCCGGGAGGCCGAGGAGGACACGGTGTCCCTGTCCAAGTCCACCAGTTTCGCTGACGTTATGGACATCCTGAAGGacatgaacaaaatgaaaatgagcaaAGACAG GTATACTAGAGGCTGCACGTCGCTCAGAGAGGAGGACTCGGCTACTCTGATATCAGAAGCTTTGAGGAAAAAGTTCGTCCTGCAGAAAGAAGATACCGCTACTGTGAGAAGGAAATAG